One genomic segment of Desulfocapsa sulfexigens DSM 10523 includes these proteins:
- a CDS encoding hydantoinase/oxoprolinase N-terminal domain-containing protein produces MSKYIIGIDTGGTYTDAVLLDIVNKNVLATAKEPTTHHRLSLSTGKALKSLLQHSGVNKSDISRLALSTTLATNAVIEQKGARVAAFVIGYVKHFKLPITATIFVKGGHTISGQEEETLDIDNIVDTIQGIRNEVDAYAVCSAMSMTNPSHELVTEKAISMLDPKPVFCSHTVSQHTGMRERAATAALHAKLMPLMEDFVAGVQEAMIANELDCPVVLITGNGSQVSITDAAEQAGITVASGPACTAGFGAAQNVDHALVVDVGGTTTDIAMVENGKMLISADGCKVGEWQTHMEAVDMFTGGIGGDSHVIVDTKGKISLGPSRVIPLAMAAGFPGCKNWLGPDLKSKCIMLLPEFEDNQKDDPIIYALGAGPATAASIQERTGFSGIPLNKRLEQLSRNQIILETGFTPTDALHVLGKIDIGVKSEAKDGAEILGALLNMDAKSFSKKIISMTEDRIENLLIDYIIHRYWGKSLTSFISTRNDHPVLGVKFSMKIPFIGIGAAARYFLPRVAKRLGTTVDFPEFCEVGNGVGAALLGSNILQPSQDQ; encoded by the coding sequence ATGTCAAAATATATTATTGGAATAGATACCGGTGGCACCTACACCGATGCAGTGCTTCTTGATATAGTAAACAAAAATGTACTGGCCACTGCCAAAGAACCCACGACCCATCACCGCCTCTCTCTCTCCACCGGTAAAGCATTGAAAAGTCTTCTTCAGCATTCCGGTGTGAACAAGAGTGATATATCCCGGCTGGCCCTTTCAACAACTCTTGCCACCAATGCCGTCATAGAGCAGAAAGGTGCCCGTGTTGCTGCCTTTGTTATCGGATATGTCAAACATTTCAAGCTCCCCATCACCGCCACCATATTTGTCAAAGGCGGGCATACCATAAGCGGTCAGGAAGAGGAAACACTCGATATCGACAATATCGTTGACACCATTCAAGGAATACGCAATGAAGTTGATGCCTATGCCGTCTGCTCTGCCATGTCCATGACCAACCCCAGCCATGAACTGGTGACGGAAAAAGCCATTTCCATGCTCGACCCCAAGCCGGTCTTTTGTTCCCATACCGTGAGCCAGCACACCGGCATGCGGGAACGGGCAGCCACCGCAGCACTCCACGCCAAACTGATGCCGCTCATGGAGGATTTTGTTGCCGGAGTCCAGGAGGCCATGATTGCAAATGAACTTGACTGCCCCGTTGTTCTGATCACCGGGAACGGAAGCCAGGTGTCCATAACAGATGCAGCTGAACAGGCAGGCATCACCGTGGCCAGTGGCCCAGCCTGTACTGCGGGTTTTGGTGCAGCTCAAAACGTTGATCATGCACTCGTTGTTGATGTGGGTGGCACCACCACGGACATCGCCATGGTTGAAAATGGTAAAATGCTGATTTCAGCCGATGGCTGCAAAGTGGGTGAATGGCAAACCCACATGGAAGCTGTGGATATGTTCACAGGAGGAATCGGTGGAGACAGCCATGTAATCGTCGATACCAAAGGCAAAATCAGCCTTGGTCCATCCCGCGTTATTCCTCTGGCCATGGCTGCTGGTTTTCCCGGCTGTAAAAACTGGCTGGGGCCTGATCTGAAATCCAAGTGTATTATGCTGCTACCCGAATTTGAAGATAACCAAAAAGATGATCCCATTATTTACGCCCTTGGTGCAGGACCCGCCACCGCTGCATCCATTCAGGAAAGAACCGGCTTTTCCGGGATTCCACTCAATAAACGACTGGAGCAGCTCTCCAGAAACCAGATCATTCTTGAAACCGGATTCACACCAACCGATGCTCTGCATGTACTTGGAAAGATAGATATTGGTGTTAAATCAGAGGCGAAGGATGGAGCAGAAATCCTTGGCGCACTTCTCAATATGGATGCAAAAAGTTTCTCCAAAAAGATCATCTCCATGACTGAAGACCGAATCGAGAACCTTCTCATCGATTACATCATTCATCGGTACTGGGGAAAATCACTCACCAGCTTTATTTCCACCCGCAATGATCATCCAGTCCTTGGTGTCAAATTCAGCATGAAAATCCCTTTTATTGGCATTGGTGCTGCGGCACGATACTTCCTGCCCCGCGTTGCTAAAAGGCTTGGCACAACGGTGGATTTCCCCGAATTCTGTGAAGTAGGAAATGGAGTTGGTGCCGCACTGCTTGGGAGCAATATATTACAACCATCACAAGAT